Genomic DNA from Sandaracinaceae bacterium:
GCGCGCAGGGCAAACGGCGCTCGCATCACCTCGGGCTCGTCGCCGCCATGTCCACCCACAGCCAGGTGCCCGTGGTCCGCCAGCACCAGGGCCACGAGGCCGGGCTGTTCGCGCGTTTGTCGGTGAAGCTCGGCGATCAGGGCGTCGGCGCGCCGCAAGGCCTCGCGGTGCGCCGCGCTGGTCACGCCACCTGCGTGCGCGCTCTCGTCCACGGCCAGGAGGTGCGCCACCAAGAGGCCAGGCTCCGCGGTCGCTGCGAGCTCGGCCATGGCGCGCCGCACCGTCGCGTCGAAGTCGCGCGTGGCGAGGACTTCGCGGGCCGCGAGTGAGGGGGTCAGCAGCTGCAACAGCCAGTCGAGATCTTCGCCCAGGTAGCGCTCTCGGCCGTGAAGCGCGCGCACGCGGTCGCCGAGCGTGTCCACGCGCGCCACCCCAGCGTCGGACGTGCGGTGGTAGCGGTTGGTGAACACCCCCGTCAGCCGGTTGGGCGCCCCGGTGACCAGCGCGTGGTAGGCCCCCGTCGAAAGCGTGGGGTTCGGAAAGAGCAGGCTGCCGGTACGCGCGCCCTCGCGGAACGCCCGCATCGCGGGCAGGCGCGCCGCCTCGTCCACGCGCAGGCCGTCCAGCAGCAGGATCACGATGGGGCGCACGCGGTGACCCGCCGTGAGCGTGGGCTCGGGGTCCGCCAGCTGCCGCAGCGCGCGGGTCGCCGCCGTCTCGTGGTCCGCTTCGCGCCAGAGCGACTCGGCCAGCCACCACAGCACGAACGCGCCCACCCCGGCCACCAGCAGGAAGCCCAGCGACGCTGCGCGCGGATCGATCACCCGGGTGGAGAGCTCGCGTACCTCGTCGGACATGCCGCGGTCGCGAGCGCGCACGTAGGGTTCGAGCGGAGCGGACACCGCGGGGACTTTATCCTCCCGCGCGCTCAGAGCCACGATGTCTCGCCACGTACGGCCGACACGCACACTTGCATACATGGAACTTTCGGCCCATATCAGAACCCTCTTCACCGGGGTGGACCATGCGCGCGAAGTTCTCTTGGATCTGGGTTGTAGCGTTGATGTCGGCCGGCTGCGGCGAGGCCGCCGTCGCTCCGCCCGTGGATGCGGGACCGGAGACCCACGTGGTGGTGGTGCGCGTGCTCGGCGATGGCACGGGCCGGGTGACCGGGGAGAGCATGATTGACTGCGACGCGGCGAGCGGTGGTCGCTGCTACGCGAACCTCACGCATGGGGCGACGCTGCACCTCGAGGCCAGCCCGGACTCGGGGTCGTCGCTTGTGGCGTGGAGCCCGAGCGCCTGCGGAAGCGGCGCCACGTGCGACGTGGTGGTGGACGCCGACATCATGGTGGAGGTGACGTTCGCCCAGGTGGACGACGGACTCGAGGCGCTGACCGTCCTCATCGCGGGTGCGGGCACCGGCAGCGTCACGTCGTCTCCGACGGGGATCGACTGTGACGTGGAGTGCAGCGCCCGCTTCCCAGCCAATGAGGCGGTGACGCTCACCGCCGTGGCCGTGCCGGGCTCGAGCTTCGTGGGCTGGAGCGGTGCCTGCACCGGGACCTCCGCGCAGTGCACCGTCACACTGGCGGAAGCATCCATCGCAGTCGCCACGTTCGAGCCCCACGTCTACGACTTGGAGGTGGCACTGCTGGGCACGGGAGTCGGTGCGGTGACGTCGGTGGGAGACGCCATCGACTGCGGCGGGACGTGCCGAGCCCACGTCGGCCATGGTGACGAGCTGATCCTGCACGCCACCCCCGAGGCCGGCAGCGCGCTGCT
This window encodes:
- a CDS encoding alkaline phosphatase family protein, with product MSDEVRELSTRVIDPRAASLGFLLVAGVGAFVLWWLAESLWREADHETAATRALRQLADPEPTLTAGHRVRPIVILLLDGLRVDEAARLPAMRAFREGARTGSLLFPNPTLSTGAYHALVTGAPNRLTGVFTNRYHRTSDAGVARVDTLGDRVRALHGRERYLGEDLDWLLQLLTPSLAAREVLATRDFDATVRRAMAELAATAEPGLLVAHLLAVDESAHAGGVTSAAHREALRRADALIAELHRQTREQPGLVALVLADHGHLAVGGHGGDEPEVMRAPFALRADGLAPGHIEDLPPECVPRLLTLASGLPTPRSSTCVLFDAPAPERLLERAAFAEDAARQQRLYHEARTLGVLGLAMLLALMGLGATKRSFTGLDAGSLLAPLVWLAGVVLGHRLLLQKPFTLSALDVVTPHLVSVGVLGVSSGALGIALGALRATRNGRPPTPPRLALRRASGALVWASIAAFALAWARIGGSYSPWPLTAFAAYAPVFLAAAGIGALIVAALVLLGTVAKREDPYYERPTADGGPSTGSGDIT